In one window of Solanum pennellii chromosome 2, SPENNV200 DNA:
- the LOC107012031 gene encoding uncharacterized protein LOC107012031: MEEIEHKYIEVNGLKLHIAEIGSGFSPVVVFLHGFPEIWYSWRHQMVAVAKAGYRAIAPDYRGYGLSDQPTQPEKTTFLDLVSDLLALLDALNISKVFLVGKDFGSFVISYFSILHKERVSGFIVMGVPFLPPKPLEFKKGLPEGFYISRFGIPGRAEADFGRLDAKTVVKNVYILFSRSELPIANEDQEIMDIVQPSTPLPPWFSEEDLAAYGALYERSGFRTALQVPYRSLHEQVNITDPTVHVQALYIRGEKDYFLKFPGIEDYISSGVLKSLVPNLQIVNLPEGNHFVQEQLPDEVNQLVLEFLTKNSKVQ, from the exons atggaagaaatagAGCACAAGTACATTGAAGTGAATGGGCTAAAGCTCCATATAGCTGAAATTGGAAGTGGGTTTTCTCCAGTTGTGGTGTTCTTACATGGATTCCCTGAAATTTGGTATTCTTGGAGGCACCAGATGGTAGCTGTAGCCAAAGCGGGTTACAGAGCTATTGCACCCGATTACAGAGGATATGGGTTATCGGATCAACCAACCCAACCCGAGAAAACCACATTCCTCGATCTTGTCAGTGACCTCCTTGCACTTCTTGATGCTCTTAATATCTCTAAG GTTTTTCTCGTTGGTAAAGACTTTGGATCTTTTGTCATTTCGTATTTTTCCATTCTCCACAAGGAGAGAGTCTCTGGATTTATTGTTATGGGGGTGCCATTTTTGCCTCCAAAACCTCTTGAGTTTAAAAAAGGCCTCCCTGAAGGATTCTATATTTCGAGATTTGGG ATACCTGGGAGAGCTGAAGCTGATTTTGGTCGTCTTGACGCCAAAACAGTAGTGAAGAATGTATACATTCTTTTCTCCAGAAGTGAATTACCAATAGCCAATGAAGATCAGGAAATCATGGACATTGTGCAACCTTCAACTCCTCTGCCCCCTTGGTTCTCCGAGGAAGACCTGGCTGCGTATGGAGCTTTGTACGAAAGATCTGGATTCCGAACTGCATTGCAGGTTCCCTATAG GTCACTGCATGAACAAGTCAACATAACAGATCCAACCGTTCACGTTCAAGCACTGTATATTAGGGGAGAGAAAGATTATTTCCTCAAATTTCCAGGCATCGAAGATTACATTAGTAGTGGAGTCCTCAAAAGTTTAGTCCCTAATCTGCAGATAGTTAACTTGCCAGAAGGAAACCATTTTGTTCAAGAACAACTACCTGACGAGGTTAATCAACTCGTGCTCGAATTCCTTACCAAAAATAGTAAGGTTCAGTAA